From one Rhodovulum sp. ES.010 genomic stretch:
- a CDS encoding phosphate acyltransferase, producing MGVRSFDELRERALTRAPLRLVVAGGEGPEIAAAVIAALENGLADRVLVAGDPSKMTPLYPDPLTSAVTFLSALDAADCASHAIAAIHENLGDVLMKGHVDSTSYLRAIMNRDHGLRSGSTLSNVTVAEMPSLNRLIAATDNGIVPSPDLAQKRRIILNTLPLFRGLGIAPVQVAAVCATEKVSDALPATRDAEALARESNDGGLPGFEVGGPMGYDVAVSAQAARIKELGGVPAAGRADLLLFPTIDAANSVAKAWKFQGQARTGSIVLGAKVPVLLNSRSDSVERRIDALLLAAAVLDGGQA from the coding sequence ATGGGGGTCAGAAGCTTCGACGAACTGCGCGAACGGGCGCTGACCCGTGCACCACTTCGGCTTGTCGTGGCCGGTGGCGAGGGCCCCGAGATTGCCGCCGCAGTCATTGCCGCGCTTGAGAACGGGCTTGCCGATCGCGTTCTGGTGGCTGGCGATCCCTCAAAGATGACGCCATTGTATCCCGATCCATTGACATCCGCAGTTACCTTTCTGTCCGCGCTGGATGCCGCTGATTGCGCAAGCCATGCTATCGCTGCCATTCATGAGAATCTTGGCGACGTCCTGATGAAGGGTCATGTCGACAGCACGTCGTATCTTCGGGCGATCATGAACCGCGATCACGGGCTCAGAAGCGGCAGTACATTGTCCAATGTGACGGTTGCCGAAATGCCGTCGTTGAACCGGCTGATCGCGGCAACGGACAACGGTATCGTCCCGTCCCCGGACCTGGCGCAGAAACGCCGGATCATCCTCAACACCCTGCCGCTGTTTCGCGGTTTGGGCATTGCCCCGGTTCAGGTGGCCGCGGTCTGTGCGACCGAGAAGGTATCGGATGCGCTGCCTGCGACCCGGGACGCTGAAGCGCTGGCCCGCGAAAGCAACGATGGCGGCCTGCCCGGCTTCGAGGTCGGCGGCCCAATGGGCTATGACGTCGCCGTCAGCGCACAAGCCGCGCGGATCAAGGAGCTTGGCGGGGTTCCCGCTGCGGGGCGGGCCGACCTGCTTTTGTTTCCCACGATCGACGCCGCCAACAGCGTGGCAAAGGCATGGAAGTTCCAGGGACAGGCCCGGACAGGTTCGATTGTCCTAGGCGCGAAGGTTCCGGTTTTGCTGAACTCGCGGTCGGACTCGGTAGAGCGCCGCATCGACGCGCTTCTGCTTGCGGCGGCGGTGTTGGACGGAGGCCAAGCATGA
- a CDS encoding 3-hydroxyacyl-CoA dehydrogenase NAD-binding domain-containing protein, translating to MNVQTVGVVGAGQMGNGISHVFAPSGFDVILSDISEDALARARKDRGKHGAAGRKRADHRGQPR from the coding sequence ATGAACGTTCAAACAGTCGGCGTCGTCGGGGCTGGCCAGATGGGCAATGGCATCTCGCATGTCTTTGCCCCTTCGGGTTTCGATGTGATCCTGAGCGACATCTCCGAAGACGCCTTGGCCCGCGCGCGCAAAGATCGAGGCAAACACGGCGCGGCAGGTCGCAAAAGGGCAGATCACCGAGGACAACCGCGATGA